GCTTTGGGAGCGGCCGATGCACTGGAACGGAAAAGGGACATGAGGCCGGTTAAAATTGTAGGGATTGACGGTACGCCCCAGGGGCTTGAAGGGCTGCGTACGGGAAAGCTGTTTGGAACGGTTCAATGTGACAGCCAGGAATATGCAAATGTTATTTTTGAAATCGCTGCAGCGGAATCTCTTGGTCAAAATGTACAGGAAATTGTAAAATTGGACAGGGATAAGTATTATGAATGCAGACAAAAGGCTCTGACCGCCCAGTAATGGGCGGTCAGTTGTGCATTGTGAGTAAAAATATCGAATTTTTTTGATGGAAAAAGGAACAATCTAAAAAAATCGATACATATCCAAAAAAAATTATATGGAAAACTGCACAAAAGAAAGCTATAATGTGCATATCGGTAAGGTAAAAACACCAATCGATAACAATATAATGATAAGGGAGGATTTATCATGAGATTACTCAAAAAAGTATTAGCAGTAGGCCTTGCGTCAGCAATGGTATTTTCCATGGCAGGCTGTGGAGCAGGTGCCAAGGAAACAACGGCGGCCGCAACAGAGGCTTCTACGGCAGCAGAGACTAAGGAGGAGGCAGGGGCAGAGACCACCGCAGAAGCAGTAAAAGATGCTGTTGGCGGAGATGTAGCGGACAAGAAAGTCGGTATCTCAATTTACAAATTTGATGATAACTTTATGACACTTTACCGTACAGAACTTCAGCGCTATTTGACAGAAGACTTAGGCTTTAAAAAAGAAAATGTTGTAATCCAGGATGGTAAGGGTGATCAGGCTGAACAGACCAACCAGATCCAGAACTTCATTACCCAGAAATACGATGTATTGATTTTAAATCTTGTTCAGGCTTCTTCTGCTCCGGAAATCACAGATATGTGTAAGGAAGCAGGAATCCCGGTTGTTTTCATCAACCGTGAGCCAGATGCCCAGGAAGAACAGAGATGGAAAGATGAAAAAATTAACGCTACTTATGTAGGTTGTGACGCAAGACAGTCCGGTACCTATCAGGGAGAAGAAATTCTGGAAACTTCTACCAAGGGCGATATTAACGGTGACGGCGTTGTTTCTTATATTATGATCCAGGGTGACCCGGAGAACGTAGATGCTCAGTACAGAACAGAATTCTCTGTTAAGGCTCTTACTGATTCCGGTATGCAGGTAAAAGAACTGTTAAAGCAGCGTGGTGACTGGGATCAGGCGAAAGCTCAGCAGATCGCTCAGGATGCTTTAACACAGTATGGTGATCAGATTGAAGTAATCTTCTGCAACAACGATGCTATGGCACTTGGTGCTCTTCAGGCAATCGAGGCAGCAGGACGTACCGTAAACAAAGACATCTATTTAGTAGGTGTTGATGCTCTGACAGAGGCTGTTCAGAACGTTCTCGACGAAAAGCAGACAGGTACTGTATTCAATGACCACTTCTCACAGGCTCGTACAGCAAGCGATATGGCTGTTAAGTACATCATGGGTGAATCAGTTGATAATGTAAATATGGTAGACTATATCAAGGTAACTATGGATAATGCTCAGGAAGTTCTTGATAAATTAAAATAATTTCCAGCAGCCGGTAAACGAAGAAAAACACGGGTGTGTCAGTAAGGCACACCCGATTTTTAAAGGTATCTGCAGACATGGGCAATAAATAGGAAACACCTTAACAGGTATCCCTTTATGCCCAGAAAGCATGGGCAATAAATAGGAAAGGAGAAACGGGATGGCAGAGGAATACAGACTGGAAATGATAGGGGTCAGCAAATCCTTCCCTGGCGTTAAAGCGCTTGACAAAATCAACTTAAAAGTACGTCCCGGTACCGTTCACGCCTTAATGGGTGAGAACGGAGCAGGTAAATCGACCCTTATGAAATGCCTTTTCGGCATTTATAAAATGGATGAAGGAAAGGTTCTTATTGACGGGAAAGATGAGAACATCGCAAATCCCGATGATGCCCTTCACAAAGGGCTTGCCATGGTGCACCAGGAGCTGCAGCCCGTTCCGGCGCGTTCCATTGCGGAAAATATGTACCTTGGAAGGTATCCCTTAATAAAAATAGGTCCTTTAAAGATTGTTGACCATAGGACCATGAACCTGGAAGCGGAAAAGTGGTTAAAAGATGTAAAAATGAATTTTAATCCCAGGGCAAAGCTTGGGACACTATCAATCGGACAAATGCAGTCAGTGGAAATTGCAAAGGCAGTGAGTCAGAATGCAAAGCTGGTAATTTTGGATGAACCGACCTCATCACTGACTGATAATGAAGTGGAAGCGCTGTTTCGAATTATCAGGGATTTGAAAGCCCGGGGCGTTTCTATGATATATATCAGCCATAAGATGGCAGAGATCCGGCAGATTGCTGATGACATAACAATCATGCGTGACGGAACATATGTAGGTTCCTGGGAGGTAAAGGACATTTCAGATGATGAAATCGTTAAGCAAATGGTCGGCCGGGAATTAAGCAACGTTTATCCGCCAAAAGAAGATTTCAGGACAGATGAGACGATCTTAAAAGTAAGCCATGTAAGCAGCATCCACCCGCGCTCCTTCCGGGATTGTTCTTTTGAATTAAAGAGAGGAGAGATTTTGGGATTTGGAGGCCTGGTAGGCGCCCAGAGAACAGAATTGATGGAAGCAATTTTTGGAATGCGCCACATTGCAAGCGGGGAGATTGAGGTTCTGGGTAAAAAGGTGACGATCAAACGTCCCCAGGATGCCATTAACGATTCTGTGGGAATGATCACAGAGGACAGACGGGGGACCGGCATTATAGGATGCTTGAGCATTGCGGATAACACGGCCATTGCCTCTTACCGGAATTATACCAAACTCGGAACCATTAACAGCAAAAAGGTGGGCCAGGTAGTAAAGGACAGCATCGCAAAGCTGAGTATCAAGACACCAAATGACAGGACCCTGATACAATCTTTATCAGGAGGAAACCAGCAAAAGGTGATCATTGCCAGATGGCTGGCTAATAACCCGGATATTCTGATCATGGATGAACCCACCAGAGGAATTGACGTTGGTGCAAAATATGAGATATACCAGATCATGATAGATCTGGTAAAACAAGGAAAATCGATTATCATGATTTCTTCCGAAATGCCGGAACTGATCGGTATGTCAAACCGGATTATCGTTATGTGTAACGGCCATATTACCGGAGAGCTGGAAGATGATGAGGCAACTCAGGAGAGGATCATGGCATTTGCCACTAAATTTGATTTAGACGATAAGGTAACAGAAAATTTCACACAGGAGGTTAAATCATGACATCGAAGAAGGCTAACGCCAAGGATTTACCTATGCAAACAAAAAAAGTTAATATGAAGGATTTACTTATTAATAATGGAATCATCGTTGTTCTCATCATGCTGGCGATTTTTACTGTAATTAAGCGGCCGGCCTTTGGTTCCTTTGATAACCTGAAAAACATTGCTTTAAACGTAGCGCCCCGCTTTATCATTGCCTGTGGTGTATCCGGGTGTCTGATCACCAGAGGTACGGATCTTTCTGCCGGACGTATGGTAGGTCTTTCTGCCTGCCTTGCAGGTACTTTGCTTCAAAAGCCCGGGTACAGCGGAAAGTTTTTCCCCAATCTTCCTGATTTCGGAATCTGGTGGGTATTTGTGGTGCTGTTGATCTGTATCGCTGTTTGTGCAATTTTCGGTCTCATCAATGGTATGGTCATTTCTTTTCTTCAGGTTCCGGCCTTTATCGGAACCCTGGGCATGCAGCTGATCGTTTACGGTGTCTGCCTTGTTTATACCAATGCAACCCCCATCGGCGGTTACCGCGCTGCTTATACAGAGGTGGCAAAGGGCAGGCTTTTAGGAGCCATCCCTTATCTGTTCTTAATTGCTCTTGCAATCGGGCTTGTGATCTGGTTTGTCTATAACAAAACACCTCACGGCAAATATATGTACGCTATTGGAGGAAACGAACAGGCAGCGGAAGTTTCCGGCGTTAATACGAAGAAAACGAAAATCATTATTTATGTAACAGCAGCAGCGCTTTATGCGTTGGGAGGTTTCCTTGTAGGCGCGAAATCCGGAGGTTCCTCCGTTAATATGGGAATGGGCTGGGAGCTGGAAGCCATTGCAGCATGTACCATCGGAGGTGTATCCGTTAACGGCGGTATTGGTAAGGTATCCGGTGTCCTGATTGGTGTACTGGTATTTGAGATTCTAAAGACCTGCCTGCAGTATCTGGGCGTTGACCCCAACTATCAGTATATTGCGCAGGGAGTTATTATCGTAGTTGCCATTGCGCTGGATATCAGAAAGTATATTGCAAAGAAGTAATTCCTCTTCAGATTGATGTTATTTATTTTTTAAAAGGAAAAATGAAAAGGCGAGCCGTAAGAGTCTGAAAAAAGGGTATTTTTTTGGACTCCTGCGGCTCGTCTTTTCCGGATGTTATGGAAGCTGGCTCAGCCTGCTGTTTTGATATTCTCCTGAAAAGGTTACATCTTCTCCAAACCAGGAAGGAGGGGTGAAGCATTCAGCTTCTTCTCTTTTTGGAAATTCCACTTCAGCCAATATAAGCCCTTTAAAACGCCCTTCAAAAACATCCAGCTCTATGGTCAGATGGTCAGAACCTTCCAGGGGAATCAGATACCGCCTTTTCGTAAGGATATGGCCGTCCGCCTTTTTGATCAGGTGTTCATAGGATTCTGGCGTCAAAGGGAGATTATATTCCTCCCGTTCTAAAAGCCCCTTTGATTTGTAGGTAAGGTAAAAGGATTCATCCTCCCTGCGGATGCGGACAACAGGGTCTGTTGACAGATATCCCTGCTCTATTAAGTGATAGGGGTATGCGGTGTAATCAGCCGGCGGCTGGGATATGAGATATTTACGTTCTATTTCCATGAAAAATCCTCCTGCTTTCATATTTTGTATTGCTGTATGTGTCAGTATATCACATATAAGCAAAAATAGAAGGCTCACCTTTTTTGTTTGTGAATCAATGGGGTATGAAGACGGATCCTGTTGATTCATTAGTATACAAAAAAGGGAAAACGTGGTAATATGGGGAAAACAGTGAAAATTCAGGAGATTAAGGACATGAGACGGTTTAGTAAACGGATGTTTGTGTTTTTTCTGATCCTCTGGACTGTTTTCCTGGTTCATGGCTGTGCTCCCCGGGAGCAGGCGGAGGATACCAGGGAAAGCTCCAAATCAGAAGCAGGCACGGAGGGGGTCCGTGAGGAGAGAGGACCAAAGATCGGGGTAAGTATCTACCGCTATGACGATACATTTATGAAGCTGTATCGTTCCCAACTAAAGCAATACCTGGAAGAAACTTACCACGCGGAGGTGATCATGCGCAATGCCGGGGGAGATCAGGAAGAGCAGAACCGGCAGATCAGCCAGTTTATTTCAGATGGGTGTGACGGGATCATTGTAAATCCGGTGGAGGTATCTGCTGCGGCCGGGCTTGTTAATACCTGCGGCCAGGCGGGGATTCCTTTGGTTTTCATTAACCGGGAACCAAAGGAAGAGGAACAGAGGCGGTGGCATGAAAACAACATGGCAGTGTCGTGCGTTGGAACGGATTCCAGGCAGGCCGGGACTTATCAGGGAGAGATTATACTGGAACTGCCTGATAAAGGGGACATAAACGGCGATGGGGTAGTGTCTTACGCTATGCTCATGGGAGAAGAAGGCAATGAGGACAGCCGTTACCGGACGGAATATTCCGTAAAAGCCCTGGAAGAAGGGGGAATGAAGACGGAAAAACTGTTTTCCGGCAATGGAGACTGGAGTAAGGACAAAGGGAAAAAGCTTGCCCAGGAGGTACTGACTACCTATGGCAGCAGAATTGAGGTGATATTCTGCAACAATGATTCCATGGCAAACGGCGCTTTGGAAGCTGTGGAAGAGGCAGGCCGTGTGCCTGGAAAGGATATTTATCTTGTAGGGGTAGATGCCCTTCAGGATACGGTAAAATATATAAAAGAGGGAAAAATAGCCGGGACTGTTTTAAATGATCATGAGGGACAATCCCAAACAGCTGCCGATACTTTGACAAAAATGATTGACGGGGAAGATGTGGACACAAGGTATCTGGTGGATTATATCAAGGTTACTGCAATCAGTACCTTTCAAACGTTAAAAGGAGAGGATTAAAATGGGAAAAGTATTTGCGTTTTTAGCTGACGGATCAGAGGAAGTGGAGTTATTGGCTGTTGTGGACATTTTAAAAAGGGGTGGCCAGGAGGTGACCCTTGTTTCTGTTACAGGAAAAAAAGACGTGGTAGGTGCCCATCAGATAAAAATCCAGGCGGATTTTGAATTCTCAGAGGTTGACTGTAAAAATGCCGATGTTCTGTTTCTTCCAGGCGGGATGCCGGGGACCAGGAATTTAGGAGCTCACGGGGGACTGATAAATTCTTTAAAGGAAGCCTATGGAGAAAACAGGAGAATCGCTGCAATCTGTGCGGCACCAAGCATTTTGGGAAGGCTCGGTATGCTGGAAGGGAGAAAAGCAACCTGCTTTCCAGGCTTTGAACCGGAGCTTAAGGGAGCCTTGTATACAAAACAGGGGGTAGTTACGGATGGGAATATAACGACTGCCAGAGGTCTTGGCTATGCACTGGATATGGGGATTGAACTTCTGGGTCTTCTGACGGATGAGAATCATGCCCGCCAGGTAAAGGAGGCCATCCAGTACGATCATATTTCCGTGTAATGGGCAGGTGATTGTATGAAAAGGAGATGGGTGTTATCGTTTCTTGCGGTTGTTTTTATCAGCCTTCTTACCGGATGTGAGAAGAAAGATCCGTACGGATTGTCGGAAAAGAATCCGGTCACCATTACCATCTGGCATTATTACAATGGCGTCCAGAAGGAGGAATTCGACCGCCTGGTGCAGGAGTTTAATGAAAACGAAGGAAGAGGAAAAGGGATCATCGTCAAGGCCTTTAATAAGGGGAGCATTGATGAATTAAGTACTCTGGTCAATGAAAGCATCGAAAAAAAGATTGGATCAGAGCCTCTGCCTGATGTATTTTCCGCTTATGTGGATAAGGTTTACGAAGTGGATCAGATGGGACTGGCGGCAGATTTAAGCAGCTATCTGACCTCGGAGGAAATATCGGAATATGTGGATGCCTATATAGAAGAAGGCAAATTTGACAGCACCGGAGCAATCAAGGTGTTTCCCATCGCCAAGTCTACGGAGATCCTTACGGTGAACAAGACGGACTGGGACAAGTTTGCAGAGGCAACAGGAGTGACAGAGGAGGCCCTTTCCACCTGGGAAGGGATTACCCGGGTGGCGGAGTCCTACTATAAATGGACAGACAGCTTGACAGAGGCACCGGATGATGGAAAGGCTTTTTTTGGAAGGGATGCCTTTGCTAATTATATGATCATCGGCAGCCTTCAGCTTGGCCATGAAATTTTTAAGACAGAGGATGGAAAGGTTGTCCTGGATTTTGATAAGCAGATCATGAGGAAGCTGTGGGAAAATTATTATGTACCCTATGTAAACGGGTATTTTGGTTCCTACGGGAAATTCCGGAGCGATGATGTAAAGACAGGACAGCTGGCGGCTTTTGTTGGGGCGACCAGCGGAATTGCTTACTTTCCGGCTTCAGTGACCCTTGAGGATGGGACCAATTATGCCATAGAGAGCAAGCTTTACCCTCTTCCCAATTTCCAGGGCACCGTTCCATGTGCCGTTCAGCAGGGAGCCGGCATGATGGTGTTTAAATCTGAGGAAAAAAGGGAGTATGCTGCTACTCTTTTCTTGAAATGGTTTACAAGCGTGGAGCAGAACATGGAATTTGCCATTGGCTCCGGTTATCTTCCGGTAAAGAAGGCTGCCGGAAATCAGGAAATGTTAAAGCCCTTCCTGGAGGGAACCGGTGAAAACAGCGGAGCATCACAGAATCTTTTAATAGGGCTTGATACAGCCAATGAATACAGGCTATATACTTCTAAACCATTTAGAGGCGGGGACCGTGCCAGAAGCGTGCTGAATTTAACAATGGTTTTAAAAGCAAAGGAAGATTATGAAGAGATATGTGCCCTTATGGCACAGGGAGTCAAACGGGAAAATGCAGTTGCAAATTTTGTGACAGAGGAAAATTTTAATAACTGGTACAAGGATACAATGGAGCAGTTGGAAGCGATTGTTGGAGAGTGATTTATGAAGAACAAGAGAAGTGAATCCATTCGCACCCAGCTTCTGGGACCATTGCTTATCCTGCTGGTCTTACAGGCTGTGGTCATTGCAGGGCTGGTACTGTTTGGCGGAGTTTCCATTAAGCTGAAAAATAATGAGATACATATATTAAGTGAAAATACGGAAAGCACAAAGCTGAGCCTTGAAAAGGAAACCATTCACCACTGGATCGTTATGTTTAACAATTCCGACTTCATAACTGCCGGAATCCAGCAGGTGCT
The nucleotide sequence above comes from Lacrimispora sp. BS-2. Encoded proteins:
- a CDS encoding galactose ABC transporter substrate-binding protein, which translates into the protein MRLLKKVLAVGLASAMVFSMAGCGAGAKETTAAATEASTAAETKEEAGAETTAEAVKDAVGGDVADKKVGISIYKFDDNFMTLYRTELQRYLTEDLGFKKENVVIQDGKGDQAEQTNQIQNFITQKYDVLILNLVQASSAPEITDMCKEAGIPVVFINREPDAQEEQRWKDEKINATYVGCDARQSGTYQGEEILETSTKGDINGDGVVSYIMIQGDPENVDAQYRTEFSVKALTDSGMQVKELLKQRGDWDQAKAQQIAQDALTQYGDQIEVIFCNNDAMALGALQAIEAAGRTVNKDIYLVGVDALTEAVQNVLDEKQTGTVFNDHFSQARTASDMAVKYIMGESVDNVNMVDYIKVTMDNAQEVLDKLK
- a CDS encoding sugar ABC transporter ATP-binding protein; its protein translation is MAEEYRLEMIGVSKSFPGVKALDKINLKVRPGTVHALMGENGAGKSTLMKCLFGIYKMDEGKVLIDGKDENIANPDDALHKGLAMVHQELQPVPARSIAENMYLGRYPLIKIGPLKIVDHRTMNLEAEKWLKDVKMNFNPRAKLGTLSIGQMQSVEIAKAVSQNAKLVILDEPTSSLTDNEVEALFRIIRDLKARGVSMIYISHKMAEIRQIADDITIMRDGTYVGSWEVKDISDDEIVKQMVGRELSNVYPPKEDFRTDETILKVSHVSSIHPRSFRDCSFELKRGEILGFGGLVGAQRTELMEAIFGMRHIASGEIEVLGKKVTIKRPQDAINDSVGMITEDRRGTGIIGCLSIADNTAIASYRNYTKLGTINSKKVGQVVKDSIAKLSIKTPNDRTLIQSLSGGNQQKVIIARWLANNPDILIMDEPTRGIDVGAKYEIYQIMIDLVKQGKSIIMISSEMPELIGMSNRIIVMCNGHITGELEDDEATQERIMAFATKFDLDDKVTENFTQEVKS
- a CDS encoding beta-methylgalactoside transporter; translation: MQTKKVNMKDLLINNGIIVVLIMLAIFTVIKRPAFGSFDNLKNIALNVAPRFIIACGVSGCLITRGTDLSAGRMVGLSACLAGTLLQKPGYSGKFFPNLPDFGIWWVFVVLLICIAVCAIFGLINGMVISFLQVPAFIGTLGMQLIVYGVCLVYTNATPIGGYRAAYTEVAKGRLLGAIPYLFLIALAIGLVIWFVYNKTPHGKYMYAIGGNEQAAEVSGVNTKKTKIIIYVTAAALYALGGFLVGAKSGGSSVNMGMGWELEAIAACTIGGVSVNGGIGKVSGVLIGVLVFEILKTCLQYLGVDPNYQYIAQGVIIVVAIALDIRKYIAKK
- a CDS encoding CYTH domain-containing protein — protein: MEIERKYLISQPPADYTAYPYHLIEQGYLSTDPVVRIRREDESFYLTYKSKGLLEREEYNLPLTPESYEHLIKKADGHILTKRRYLIPLEGSDHLTIELDVFEGRFKGLILAEVEFPKREEAECFTPPSWFGEDVTFSGEYQNSRLSQLP
- a CDS encoding galactose ABC transporter substrate-binding protein codes for the protein MRRFSKRMFVFFLILWTVFLVHGCAPREQAEDTRESSKSEAGTEGVREERGPKIGVSIYRYDDTFMKLYRSQLKQYLEETYHAEVIMRNAGGDQEEQNRQISQFISDGCDGIIVNPVEVSAAAGLVNTCGQAGIPLVFINREPKEEEQRRWHENNMAVSCVGTDSRQAGTYQGEIILELPDKGDINGDGVVSYAMLMGEEGNEDSRYRTEYSVKALEEGGMKTEKLFSGNGDWSKDKGKKLAQEVLTTYGSRIEVIFCNNDSMANGALEAVEEAGRVPGKDIYLVGVDALQDTVKYIKEGKIAGTVLNDHEGQSQTAADTLTKMIDGEDVDTRYLVDYIKVTAISTFQTLKGED
- a CDS encoding DJ-1 family glyoxalase III, which encodes MGKVFAFLADGSEEVELLAVVDILKRGGQEVTLVSVTGKKDVVGAHQIKIQADFEFSEVDCKNADVLFLPGGMPGTRNLGAHGGLINSLKEAYGENRRIAAICAAPSILGRLGMLEGRKATCFPGFEPELKGALYTKQGVVTDGNITTARGLGYALDMGIELLGLLTDENHARQVKEAIQYDHISV
- a CDS encoding extracellular solute-binding protein, coding for MKRRWVLSFLAVVFISLLTGCEKKDPYGLSEKNPVTITIWHYYNGVQKEEFDRLVQEFNENEGRGKGIIVKAFNKGSIDELSTLVNESIEKKIGSEPLPDVFSAYVDKVYEVDQMGLAADLSSYLTSEEISEYVDAYIEEGKFDSTGAIKVFPIAKSTEILTVNKTDWDKFAEATGVTEEALSTWEGITRVAESYYKWTDSLTEAPDDGKAFFGRDAFANYMIIGSLQLGHEIFKTEDGKVVLDFDKQIMRKLWENYYVPYVNGYFGSYGKFRSDDVKTGQLAAFVGATSGIAYFPASVTLEDGTNYAIESKLYPLPNFQGTVPCAVQQGAGMMVFKSEEKREYAATLFLKWFTSVEQNMEFAIGSGYLPVKKAAGNQEMLKPFLEGTGENSGASQNLLIGLDTANEYRLYTSKPFRGGDRARSVLNLTMVLKAKEDYEEICALMAQGVKRENAVANFVTEENFNNWYKDTMEQLEAIVGE